Proteins from a single region of Planktothrix tepida PCC 9214:
- a CDS encoding ParA family protein, protein MTQTKVISLFNQAGGVGKTTITLNLGYHLAQRGNRILLIDLDPQASLTLFMGFDPQSLEKTVFDAIVNEEPLFIQKEVHRMDLAPTNINLSVAEIQLVNMDFREVRLKDALEPIRENYDFILIDCPPSLGLLSYISLVAATHVLVPIETHYKAFEGTNLLLQTVARVRKKGNRSLQIAGFVPSRYAATNSQDKRTLNAIQEQFSTVATVYEPIPRLTAFVDASEQQVPLAVYDARNGVVKILDRLAAKMEKLNAK, encoded by the coding sequence ATGACCCAGACAAAAGTGATTTCGCTGTTCAACCAAGCTGGCGGTGTGGGCAAGACAACAATTACGCTCAACTTAGGCTACCACCTAGCTCAACGAGGGAATAGAATTTTGCTGATTGATCTCGATCCGCAAGCTTCTTTAACCTTATTTATGGGCTTTGACCCTCAGAGCTTGGAAAAAACGGTATTTGATGCCATTGTGAATGAAGAACCTCTCTTCATCCAAAAAGAAGTTCATCGCATGGATCTAGCCCCTACCAATATTAATCTCAGTGTGGCAGAAATCCAATTGGTGAATATGGACTTTCGAGAAGTTCGTCTCAAAGATGCCCTAGAACCCATTCGAGAAAACTATGATTTTATTTTGATTGACTGTCCGCCTAGCTTAGGATTATTAAGCTACATTAGCCTTGTCGCTGCCACCCATGTTTTAGTCCCCATTGAAACTCATTACAAAGCGTTTGAAGGAACCAACCTACTTTTGCAAACGGTCGCCAGAGTCCGAAAAAAAGGAAATCGCTCTTTGCAGATTGCTGGATTTGTTCCCTCTCGCTATGCTGCCACCAACTCCCAGGATAAACGCACTTTAAACGCGATTCAAGAACAATTTTCCACCGTGGCAACAGTTTATGAGCCGATTCCTCGCTTAACTGCTTTTGTTGATGCTTCTGAACAGCAGGTTCCCCTAGCTGTCTATGACGCTAGAAATGGAGTGGTTAAAATATTAGATCGTTTAGCTGCCAAGATGGAGAAACTCAATGCCAAATAA
- a CDS encoding ParB/RepB/Spo0J family partition protein: MPNKSNQPYKGKANLTVLFGDDEAESLPNSSVPFDAIQLPATQPRRYFDPQAMQCLVESVKIDGILQPLLVRPLSNGKYELVAGERRLRAAKEVGLKEVPVIIKELTEQQALQIALVENLQREDLNPVEETEGILGLLANRLDCSIQEAERLLYRMQNQTLRDNDNVIIQPESEVVAQLFQDLGKMSWESFISNRLPLLKLPEEVLASLREGKIEYTKARAIAKVKDEQARVTLLETAIAENLSLTQIKAQISALKSESQSAPPEDSLQTRIKVALTQVNKSKAWSDPKKQKRLQKLLVDLESLLSS, encoded by the coding sequence ATGCCAAATAAAAGTAATCAGCCTTACAAAGGAAAAGCAAACTTAACGGTCTTGTTCGGCGATGACGAAGCTGAAAGTCTACCTAACAGTTCAGTTCCTTTTGATGCTATTCAGCTTCCAGCTACTCAACCCCGCCGCTATTTTGATCCTCAAGCGATGCAGTGCTTAGTTGAGTCTGTCAAAATTGATGGAATTCTTCAACCGCTATTAGTTCGCCCTTTATCGAATGGAAAGTATGAGTTAGTTGCCGGAGAAAGACGCTTAAGAGCGGCGAAAGAAGTGGGGTTGAAAGAAGTTCCTGTCATCATTAAAGAACTGACAGAACAACAAGCTTTACAAATTGCTTTGGTTGAAAACCTGCAACGAGAAGATCTTAACCCCGTTGAAGAAACAGAAGGGATTTTAGGGCTACTCGCTAATCGACTAGATTGTTCTATACAGGAAGCTGAACGCCTTCTATATCGAATGCAAAATCAAACACTTCGAGATAATGATAACGTTATCATTCAACCTGAATCTGAAGTTGTCGCCCAACTTTTTCAAGACTTAGGCAAGATGTCTTGGGAGTCTTTTATTAGTAATCGGCTGCCTCTGTTGAAGCTTCCTGAAGAAGTTTTAGCAAGTTTACGAGAAGGCAAAATTGAATATACTAAAGCTCGTGCGATCGCTAAAGTCAAAGATGAACAGGCACGAGTTACTTTACTGGAAACAGCAATTGCAGAAAATTTGTCTTTAACTCAAATCAAAGCTCAAATTTCCGCGCTCAAATCAGAATCTCAATCCGCACCCCCCGAAGATTCTCTTCAAACTCGAATTAAAGTCGCACTCACACAAGTCAATAAGTCAAAAGCTTGGAGCGATCCGAAAAAGCAAAAGCGTCTCCAAAAACTTTTAGTAGACTTAGAATCCCTGTTATCTAGCTAA
- a CDS encoding XamI family restriction endonuclease — MIQLSLRIEMGLEVGDDRVPVNADKPHLWKPDIAQSVDFYNHWFMQFAPQAYRDTRIATTKQVESALMWTENLTNITPAILQQYPSVLPILRMATAPPIARDRLIGLAGVSSNLVKNMEEKQRIPPRIDRETLDNELRKIGKIIARLADKDIFSWLNTERQPTDTEVNRAAIIVADRLCGTISDPIIRNAQERRQLATIRQWLEQRGYSYIGGGTRLSFERMQPGTFSFRLNIPILLQGGTKQINIPIDIVIQPIQSSPSQLPLLIEAKSAGDYTNPNKRRKEEAVKMAQLRNNYGNNVRFILFLCGYFDSGYLGYEAAEGIDWVWEHRIEDLVLFGI; from the coding sequence GTGATTCAGCTATCTTTAAGAATTGAGATGGGTCTTGAAGTCGGAGATGATAGAGTGCCAGTTAATGCAGATAAACCCCATTTGTGGAAACCGGATATAGCCCAGTCAGTAGACTTCTACAATCATTGGTTTATGCAGTTTGCTCCTCAAGCTTACCGCGATACTCGCATTGCCACAACTAAACAAGTCGAATCGGCTTTAATGTGGACAGAGAATCTTACGAATATTACGCCTGCTATATTGCAACAGTATCCGTCTGTCCTTCCTATCCTTCGCATGGCAACAGCACCGCCTATTGCACGAGATCGCCTGATAGGTTTAGCTGGAGTATCATCCAACCTAGTCAAGAATATGGAAGAAAAACAGCGAATTCCACCTAGGATAGACAGGGAAACTTTGGATAATGAACTGAGAAAAATTGGTAAAATCATTGCGCGACTTGCAGACAAAGACATCTTTTCATGGTTGAATACAGAACGGCAACCAACGGATACAGAAGTTAATAGAGCAGCGATCATTGTTGCAGATCGTCTCTGTGGTACTATTTCTGACCCAATTATTCGCAACGCTCAGGAGCGCAGACAGTTAGCTACGATTAGACAATGGCTAGAGCAGCGCGGCTACTCGTATATTGGGGGAGGAACCCGATTAAGTTTCGAGAGAATGCAGCCAGGAACTTTTTCGTTTCGGCTCAATATTCCCATCCTTTTGCAAGGAGGTACTAAACAAATTAATATTCCAATTGATATCGTAATTCAACCCATTCAGTCTAGCCCCAGCCAGCTACCGCTTTTAATTGAAGCAAAATCTGCTGGAGACTATACTAATCCCAATAAGCGACGGAAAGAAGAAGCAGTCAAAATGGCTCAATTACGCAATAACTATGGTAATAATGTTCGCTTTATTCTGTTTCTTTGCGGTTATTTCGATAGTGGTTATTTGGGTTATGAAGCTGCTGAAGGAATTGACTGGGTATGGGAACATCGAATAGAAGACTTGGTATTGTTTGGGATATGA
- a CDS encoding Eco57I restriction-modification methylase domain-containing protein, whose product MNLTTTESIRVLRQLQLDSAKTQTDRNKLGQFSTPTALAVDILKYAKTLLPSDPQIRFLDPAFGTGAFYSALLQQFPLSQIVEAIAYEIDPHYGNEAIKLWCDKPLQLNIADFTKAVPPNSDEIKANLLICNPPYTRHHHLSRVEKLRLQRVTEQIAGIKLSQLASLYCYFLCLSDAWITTDGLAGWLIPTGFMDVNYGQPIKDYLLNCVSLLRIHCFDPVDVQFEDALVSSAVVWFKKALPPVNHAVEFTYGGSLTEPKMSVMMSVESLRGATKWTKFGLMSERVISQEQSLRLKDLFTIKRGLATGANDFFVLKPKQISAYQLPMEFLKPVLPSPRLLPVDEVKADDLGNPILDRQLFLLSCELSPDEVKAKYPKLWEYLQMGVEQGICDRYLCKHRSPWYSQEKRPPSPFLCTYMGRQNTGRGRPFRFILNHSRATATNVYLMLYPKPVLAKVLLEKPELVKQVWEVLDRISDEALMSEGRVYGGGLHKLEPRELGNALAGKIVEVLSKQPVD is encoded by the coding sequence ATGAACTTAACTACAACAGAATCAATTCGGGTATTGCGACAGTTGCAACTCGATAGTGCGAAAACCCAAACAGACCGAAATAAGTTGGGCCAATTTTCCACGCCTACAGCCCTGGCAGTAGATATTTTGAAATATGCTAAAACGTTATTACCATCTGACCCGCAAATTCGTTTTCTTGACCCAGCTTTTGGGACGGGAGCATTTTACTCCGCATTATTGCAGCAATTTCCCCTATCGCAAATTGTAGAAGCGATCGCATACGAAATTGACCCTCACTATGGAAATGAAGCGATCAAACTTTGGTGTGATAAGCCACTTCAGCTAAATATTGCAGATTTTACCAAGGCTGTACCACCCAATTCTGACGAGATTAAAGCTAATTTGCTGATTTGCAATCCTCCGTACACCCGACATCATCATTTGAGTCGAGTTGAAAAGCTGCGGTTGCAACGGGTAACAGAACAGATAGCGGGAATAAAACTTAGTCAGTTGGCTAGTCTTTACTGTTATTTTTTGTGTCTTTCAGATGCTTGGATAACAACTGATGGGTTAGCAGGATGGCTGATTCCGACCGGATTTATGGATGTGAATTACGGACAGCCCATTAAAGATTATCTGCTCAACTGCGTTAGTTTACTGCGAATTCATTGTTTCGATCCGGTGGACGTACAATTTGAGGATGCGTTGGTATCGTCCGCAGTTGTTTGGTTTAAGAAAGCTTTGCCACCAGTTAACCATGCTGTTGAATTTACCTATGGGGGAAGTTTGACAGAACCGAAGATGTCCGTAATGATGTCGGTAGAATCGCTACGCGGTGCAACTAAGTGGACTAAGTTCGGGTTGATGTCGGAGCGGGTGATTTCTCAGGAGCAGTCTTTGAGGCTGAAGGATTTATTCACCATCAAACGAGGGTTGGCGACAGGAGCAAATGATTTTTTTGTGTTGAAACCAAAACAAATTTCTGCATATCAATTGCCGATGGAATTTCTTAAGCCCGTTTTGCCCAGCCCTCGACTGTTACCAGTGGATGAAGTTAAAGCCGATGATTTAGGAAATCCAATTCTTGATCGTCAGCTTTTTCTGCTCTCGTGCGAGTTGTCCCCAGATGAAGTGAAAGCTAAGTATCCTAAACTTTGGGAATATTTGCAGATGGGGGTAGAGCAGGGTATTTGCGATCGCTATCTCTGCAAGCATCGCTCTCCCTGGTATTCTCAAGAAAAGCGTCCTCCTTCTCCATTTCTATGTACTTATATGGGTCGTCAGAATACTGGTAGAGGTAGACCTTTTCGATTTATCCTCAATCATTCAAGGGCGACAGCTACCAATGTTTATTTGATGCTCTATCCTAAACCCGTTCTTGCTAAAGTGCTTTTAGAGAAGCCAGAATTGGTGAAACAGGT
- a CDS encoding helix-turn-helix domain-containing protein has translation MMIKNELEYQVSQEWLEKFEKSIAAIEKDEDSKKNDHERWKMNRETLQCHLEKLQAEIAEYDRLTSHDSHTPIVLTLDDIDYLPQILIRARMAAKLSQKELADLAGLTEEQIKRYEDNDYEDASFMDVRFVIDALDIQIQKGEFLVPLDTLRRTPVTQEELLSSSHHSLSRSDG, from the coding sequence ATGATGATTAAAAATGAATTAGAGTACCAAGTTAGTCAAGAATGGTTAGAGAAGTTTGAAAAATCTATAGCCGCAATAGAAAAGGATGAAGATAGCAAAAAGAATGACCATGAGCGATGGAAAATGAACCGAGAGACATTACAATGTCATTTAGAGAAATTGCAAGCAGAAATTGCTGAATATGACAGGCTAACATCCCATGATAGCCACACGCCGATAGTATTAACACTTGATGATATTGATTATTTACCTCAAATCTTGATTAGAGCTAGAATGGCAGCCAAACTAAGTCAGAAAGAATTAGCAGATTTAGCTGGGTTGACAGAAGAACAAATTAAACGTTATGAAGATAACGACTATGAAGATGCTAGCTTTATGGATGTAAGATTTGTAATTGATGCGCTGGATATCCAAATTCAAAAAGGTGAGTTTCTTGTTCCTTTAGATACGCTTAGAAGAACACCAGTTACTCAAGAGGAATTATTGTCCTCAAGCCACCATTCTCTCAGCCGAAGCGACGGATAA
- a CDS encoding LuxR C-terminal-related transcriptional regulator: protein MNRVSIVLIEDHHLTRVGIKAALEDCEEIKFIAEASNGLQGITLLEKTLPDVAIIDLGLPGLVDGIELTKRFKEYVQTRQLNPSISQPKVLILTSQDQEESILAAFAAGADSYCMKDLKFEKLLEAILETHRGANWIDPSIARIVLARLNNPFKEVVGSSAIPTVSIHGLKPEDNELLQSNPLTRRENEIIELIVEGYGNEEIAEQLFISMGTVKTHVRNILNKLACDDRTQAAVRALRAGLVN, encoded by the coding sequence ATGAATCGAGTGAGTATTGTGTTAATTGAAGATCATCACTTAACTCGTGTGGGAATTAAAGCAGCGTTGGAGGATTGTGAAGAAATCAAGTTTATCGCGGAAGCTAGTAATGGATTACAAGGAATCACACTATTGGAGAAAACGCTACCCGATGTTGCCATTATTGATTTAGGATTACCTGGATTAGTTGATGGCATTGAATTAACTAAACGGTTTAAGGAGTATGTGCAAACCCGTCAGCTTAATCCCTCAATCAGCCAACCTAAAGTTTTAATTTTAACCTCGCAAGATCAAGAAGAATCCATTTTAGCCGCGTTTGCAGCCGGAGCAGATTCTTACTGTATGAAAGATCTGAAATTTGAAAAACTGCTAGAAGCAATACTGGAAACTCACCGAGGAGCGAACTGGATTGACCCGTCTATTGCACGAATTGTTTTAGCTCGACTTAATAATCCGTTTAAAGAAGTTGTTGGTTCTAGTGCTATTCCGACCGTATCGATTCATGGGTTAAAACCAGAGGATAACGAGTTATTACAATCTAATCCACTAACCCGACGAGAAAATGAAATTATTGAACTGATTGTCGAAGGGTATGGCAATGAAGAAATTGCCGAGCAATTATTTATATCAATGGGAACTGTGAAAACTCATGTCCGTAATATTTTGAATAAGTTAGCGTGTGATGATCGCACCCAAGCTGCTGTCCGAGCTTTGCGAGCTGGTTTAGTGAATTAG
- a CDS encoding ATP-binding response regulator, with protein sequence MKDRPSQILAADQETDTLLILETILTEEGYSVNTSSYGKEAIASINAHPPDLILWDVMMPDADGYEVTYKIRSTPQLPFIPIVLLAPDPSIPSTNGLELGADDFLWKPIQVNELLARVRNLLRLKHSLDSMREMALAREDFVSRLTHDLRNPLIAAQQMLTLLGQGKFGTLSPPVKEALQTIAVSNDNLITLVNTLLEVHRFEAGCKPMAITTFDLYKLIKEVVKEQEALAVSKNLRLIFETQQQFFRIQGDRLELRRVLTNLVSNAIKFTERGQVKITVEYKAQSVSIHVEDTGPGITESEQNAIFERFRTGNQKGAGSGLGLHLSQRIAKAHSGCLEVTSQLGVGSIFTLCLPRNQNY encoded by the coding sequence ATGAAAGATAGACCCAGCCAAATTTTGGCAGCCGATCAGGAAACGGATACCTTATTGATTTTGGAAACCATTTTAACCGAGGAAGGATATTCTGTTAACACCAGTTCATATGGAAAAGAAGCGATCGCCTCTATCAACGCCCACCCTCCCGATTTAATTCTATGGGACGTGATGATGCCAGATGCAGACGGCTATGAAGTCACTTACAAAATTCGTTCTACCCCTCAATTGCCCTTCATTCCCATTGTCCTTCTCGCGCCAGATCCCTCCATTCCTTCTACCAATGGATTAGAATTGGGAGCCGATGATTTTCTGTGGAAACCCATTCAAGTTAACGAATTACTCGCCCGTGTCCGCAACTTGCTCCGTCTCAAACATAGCCTCGATTCAATGCGAGAGATGGCTTTAGCCCGTGAAGATTTTGTTTCTCGCCTAACCCATGATTTGCGTAACCCTCTAATTGCTGCCCAACAAATGCTGACTTTACTAGGGCAAGGGAAATTTGGCACCTTATCCCCCCCAGTAAAAGAGGCTCTCCAGACCATCGCGGTTAGCAATGACAACCTAATTACCCTCGTCAATACCCTCCTAGAAGTGCATCGATTTGAAGCGGGTTGCAAACCAATGGCTATCACAACTTTTGATCTTTATAAACTCATTAAGGAAGTGGTTAAAGAGCAAGAGGCACTTGCGGTCAGCAAAAACTTACGCTTAATTTTTGAAACCCAACAACAGTTTTTTCGGATTCAAGGCGATCGCTTAGAACTGCGCCGAGTTTTGACTAATTTAGTGAGTAATGCGATTAAGTTTACCGAGCGCGGTCAAGTCAAGATCACTGTTGAGTACAAAGCTCAGAGCGTTTCGATTCACGTAGAAGATACAGGCCCCGGAATCACAGAATCAGAGCAAAATGCAATCTTTGAACGCTTTCGCACTGGAAATCAGAAAGGAGCCGGAAGTGGTTTAGGGTTACATCTGTCTCAGCGTATTGCAAAAGCCCATTCGGGTTGTTTAGAAGTGACCTCACAACTGGGGGTTGGAAGTATTTTTACGTTGTGTCTCCCTCGGAACCAAAATTACTAA